The Mesorhizobium koreense genome includes a window with the following:
- a CDS encoding Gfo/Idh/MocA family protein, whose product MATQNLGIIMHGVTGRMGMNQHLIRSIVAIRNEGGVLLSDGTRIMPEPILVGRNAEKIEALARQYGIARWSTDLDAALANPDDTVFFDAGSTQMRPALLDKALKAGKHIYCEKPIATTLEEALKIAQTAQASGRKHGVVQDKLFLPGLRKLDLLRRSGFFGRMLSVRLEFGYWVFEGDLQPIQRPSWNYRAEDGGGMILDMMCHWRYVLDNLFGEVQSISCMGATHIPERWDENGKPYKATADDAAYATATLTGHGGEPVIAQLNMSWVTRVRRDDLVTFHVDGTHGSAVAGLQDCYIQDRMATPRPVWNPDVKQNMNFFDQWQKVPDTESFDNGFKIQWEHFIRHVAEDAPYRWTLGEGAKGLQLVDLAIQSWRERRWIDVPALPL is encoded by the coding sequence ATGGCCACGCAAAATCTCGGGATCATCATGCACGGCGTCACCGGCCGCATGGGGATGAACCAGCACCTGATCCGCTCCATCGTCGCCATTCGCAATGAAGGTGGGGTGTTGCTCTCGGACGGCACGCGCATCATGCCCGAGCCTATCCTGGTCGGCCGCAACGCCGAGAAGATCGAGGCGCTGGCGCGCCAATACGGGATCGCGCGCTGGAGCACCGATCTGGATGCCGCGCTTGCCAATCCCGACGACACCGTCTTCTTCGATGCCGGCAGCACGCAGATGCGGCCGGCGCTGCTGGACAAGGCGCTGAAGGCGGGCAAGCACATCTATTGCGAGAAGCCGATCGCCACGACCCTTGAGGAAGCGCTGAAGATCGCGCAGACGGCTCAAGCATCCGGCCGCAAGCACGGCGTGGTCCAGGACAAGCTGTTCCTGCCCGGCCTGCGCAAGCTGGACCTCTTGCGCCGCTCCGGCTTCTTCGGTCGCATGCTCAGCGTGCGGCTGGAATTCGGCTACTGGGTATTCGAGGGCGATCTGCAGCCCATCCAGCGGCCGAGCTGGAACTACCGGGCCGAGGATGGCGGCGGCATGATCCTCGACATGATGTGCCACTGGCGCTACGTGCTCGACAATCTGTTCGGCGAGGTGCAGTCCATCTCCTGCATGGGCGCCACCCATATCCCCGAGCGCTGGGACGAAAACGGCAAGCCCTACAAGGCGACGGCCGACGACGCAGCCTATGCGACGGCCACGCTGACGGGACATGGCGGCGAGCCCGTTATCGCGCAGTTGAACATGTCCTGGGTGACGCGGGTGCGCCGCGATGATCTGGTGACGTTCCATGTCGATGGCACGCACGGCTCGGCGGTTGCCGGCCTGCAGGACTGCTACATACAGGATCGGATGGCGACGCCCAGGCCCGTCTGGAATCCCGACGTCAAGCAGAACATGAATTTCTTCGACCAGTGGCAGAAGGTTCCGGATACCGAAAGCTTCGACAACGGCTTCAAGATCCAGTGGGAGCATTTCATCCGCCACGTGGCCGAAGACGCTCCGTATCGCTGGACCCTCGGTGAAGGCGCCAAGGGACTGCAACTCGTCGATCTGGCGATCCAGTCGTGGCGTGAGCGGCGCTGGAT